The window AGAAGCCGGCCGGAACCACGGGGACGGTCGAACAGACCGTCACCGTCGCGACCGACCTGGGAGTCATGCCGGCCGCCGCCCAGCCCGTCGACGTGGAGGGTGGCATCGCCGACTACACCGAGGTGTCCGCACACGGCCAGATCCGCCCGGCGACGACGCTGATCGAGGACGACACGTACGTCGTCAGGAGCGCGGTCGTCGACCCCGCGCCGGTCGCGTTGCACAACGCCGGGACGGACTACCCCGACGAGATCGAAGAGCAGTACCTCCAGATGCCCGAGAGCATCTCCCCGGCGTTCGAGGAGCGCACAGCCGAGATTACCGAAGGGGCGAGTTCGCCCTACGAGCGGGCCGTCCTGATCGAACGGCACCTGCGCTCCTCGAAGGACTACTCGCTCGAGGTCGAGCGGCCCGAGGGCGACGTCGCCGAGACGTTCCTGCTCGAGATGGACGAGGGCTACTGCGTCTACTTCGCGACGACGATGACCCAGATGCTCCGGGCGGAGGGGGTTCCGGCCAGGTACGTGACCGGCTACACGAGCGGCCAGCAGGTCGAGGACGACAGGTACGTCGTCCGCGGGACCGACGCCCACGCCTGGGTCGAGGTGTACTTCCCCGGGGAGGGCTGGGTCGAGTTCGATCCGACGCCGCCCCAGCCCCGCGAGGCGGAGCACACGGAACGGCTCGTCGACGCCCGCGAGGAGAACATCGAGAACGTGGACCTCGAGACCGACGGCAGCGACGGAGACGGATCGGACGGGGAAGACGGATCGGATACTCGAGGCGACGACTCCGACGACGGTCCCGATGCGCCGGACCACAACCCCGACGGCAACGAGTCGCCGACGGAGCCGGGCGACGCGTCCTCGGAGCGGAACGGGACGGGCGAGCAGGTCGAGCAGGTCGGCCCGACGGGTGCCGCCGCCGGCGACGGGACCGTCTCGACGCCCGAGGAGGAGGGGTTCTCCAGCCCCGTCCCGATCACGCGCGAGGCGCTCGTCGTCGCTTCCGTGTTCCTCGTCGGCCTGCTCGCGGGCGCTCATCGAACGGGCGCGACGGTCCGCGCCCGACGGCTGGTCGGCCGCTACTGGCAGCGGCGAACCGAGGATCCCGACCGCGACGTCGAACGCGCGTTCCGTCGGCTCGAGGGCGTGCTCGGACACGAGTACCGGCCGCGGCGGCCGTCCGAGTCCGCACGCGGGTACCTGACCGCGCTCGAGGCAGCCCACGGTGACGAGCTAGATCCCCGCATCGAGCAGGTACTCGAGCGGTACGAACGGGCGGTCTACGGCGACGGCGTCGACCGCGTGGCGGCCGACGAGTCGATCGAGATCGTCGACGAGATCGTGCGAAAGCGGCTGTCAGCCGTCGCTCGGCTCCGAAATTGACGGATATCACTCAAAAAGAACCGCACGACGGCATGCGGGTCCCGATAGTGTTTAATATGGCCATTTCGTAGCAAGGAACGTAATGTCGGAAGTCTGCTCGACGTGCGGGCTGCCCGAGGAACTCTGCGTCTGCGAGGACGTGGCCAAGGGCCAACAGCAACTCAATATCCGCATTGACGAGCGCAGGTACGGGAAAGAGGTAACGATCGTCGAAGGATTCGATCCGAAGGACGTCGATCTGGACAGTCTCTCGTCGGATCTCAAGTCCAAATTCGCCTGTGGAGGCACTGTCGAGGACGGCCAGATCGAACTTCAGGGCAACCACACTGGCCGCATCGAGGAGTTCCTTCGGGACCGCGGCTTCAACGTCGCATGAGCCCGCGATGATCTGAGACGACTTCCGAACCCGCGGCGGTCTCTCGTATCGCTTTTCCAGCTTTTCCGCCGGTGAGCGGTGGGTCCGTCCTGTCCGGCGATTCCAACGACGGTCGAACCTCGTCGGTTCGCGGCCTCGATCAAAACGGCGACTCGACGTCCGTCGACTCCGCGTCCGGCTCGTCGTCCTCGCGGACGAGTCCGAACTTCATCCCGTACTTCTCGAGGCCGCCAGCCATGCTCTCGACCCTGGTGTCGTCGGCGCCCTCGTACGAGCCGATGAGCCGTGCGGCCTGGACGCTCGCCTCCCCGTGGGGGCAGACGGTGACGACGCGGTCCGCGTCCGCGAACTCGTCGACACGGTTCGTCAGCTCGTGAAACGGTACGTTCTCGCTGCCGGGAATGTGGCTGTGCTCGAAGCTTCCGGGGTCGCGGATATCGACGATCCGGACGTCCGCGTCGCTCTCGAGGAGTTCGTTGACCTCGTCCGTGGAGATTTCGCCGTCCATCGGTCGCGGGTTGGCCCTATAACGGAATAAGGGCACGGGTGGGCCGTGGGCCCGCTCGCGGTCGCAGGTACCGGCAACGGAGTATCACAGCACCACCCTTTTCGCCCCCGGCGGCCGATACGGGGGACATGTCGGAGGATCCGGGTGCGAGCGACCGTGGTGGGCGGTCGGAGCCCGACGAACGAGCCGAGTCGAACGAGCGAGGCGACCGCAACGTCTACGGGACGGAACTCCAGCCATGTAGCACCGACCCGATGACGGGGTTCCTGCGCGACGGCTGCTGTCGCCGCGTCGAATCGGACCGGGGACGGCACGAGATCTGTGCCGTGATGACCGAAGAATTCCTGGAGTTCAGCAAGGCCCAGGGGAACGACCTCGTCTCCCCCAACCCCGAGTTCGACTTCCCCGGCCTCGAGCCGGGGGATCGGTGGTGTCTCTGTCTCGGCCGGTGGCTCGAGGCGGAGGAAGCGGGCTGTGCGCCGCCGGTCGTGCTCGAGGCGACCCACGAAGCGGTGTTGCGCGACGTGGAGCCGGATCTGCTCCGGGAGTACGAATACGAGTACGAGTACGAGTACGAGTACGAACCGGACTCGTAACGGCGAGCGTCGTGGGAGCGGCGCGAGCGCGGCCGTAAAGGGCCTATTCCGTCATTCCGTCGGGGAATCCCTTTACGTGACGACTGCCAACGTGGTGGCGATGACCGACAACGAACTGCGTCTCGACGGCGATTCGGACCGGGCCGTCGACGCCGGGTTCGACGAGGAGGACGGGATCGACGCCGCGGAGGCCTTCGCCGCGCGGGCACGCCAGGAACACGGCGATGCGATCGACCGCCTCGTCGTCTTCGGCGACGCCGTCCGCGACGACCGGGGCGTTCACGCCTCCGTCGACGTGCTGATCGTCCTCGAGGAGGCCGACGAGCACCGGGAGCGCGACCTCGAGCGACTGGGCGAGACGGTCGGGATCGAACACGGGATCGTCTTCTCAGTGTACGTGCTGCCGGCCGACCGTTTCGAGGAGAACCGGGACCACCCGCTCGTCGAACGGGCGCTCGAGGAGGGTGAGTCGTATGTGTAACCGCGAGTACGAGTCGGCTTTCGACCGCGTCCGCGGACGACCACCGTACTGATGCGCGTCACGCTGCTCGGGACGGGTGATACGACCGGCACGCCGACGGTCGGCTGTGACTGCGACACCTGCGAGGCCGCCCGCGAACGGGACGTCGAACGCACCCGCTTCTCGGTCCACGTCGAGAACGAGCGGACCGGCGAGACCCTGCTGGTCGATTTCAGCCCCGACTTTCGCTACCAGTTCCTGCGCGACGATGTCGCGCCGCCCGACGCCGGGATCGTCACGCACATTCACTTCGATCACCTCGACGGCCTTGGGAACGTCTTCCGGGTGCTCGACTCACTAACGGTGTATGCCTCCGGCGAAACCGACCCGCAGACGGGCCGGAGCGTCGCCGAAACCGTTGCCGAGGACTACCACTACCTCTCGGCGCTCGAGGTTCACGCGACGACCCCGCTCGATCCCGTCCGGACCTGCGGGTTCGACGTGACGCTGGTGCCGGTCGAACACCCGCCGCTTCTGTGTTACGGGGTCGCGGTCGAGGACCCCGAGACGGGCGCGAAGCTGTCGATCTCCGGGGACACGAACTACGATATCCCCGCTCAGTCCCGCGAGGCCCTCGCCGATCCCGACCTCCTGCTGGCCGATGCCATCGTCCCCGCGTACTTCTGTGAACACCATCCGGCCGGCGGTCGGCACGAGGGTCCGGACGGCGTCCCCCGGACGTTCGGCCACAAACACATGACTCGCGAGGGGGCGCTGGCGCTGGCCGAGGACCTGAACGCGGACCGGACGCGGCTGGTGCACGCGGCCCACTACTACCCGCCGGAGGAGGCGTTCGAGGACCCGCTGGCGGTCGACGGCGAGGAGTACGTGCTCTGATCGCAAGGGGACGAATCGTCCGTTTATCGAACGGAGCGTGTTCGAAATAGGGGGCAACGGGTGACGGGATCGCCCGAGCACCACGGCTCGACCGACCGATCCAAATGCGCGTAACGGTCTTCCGCCCGGCCCCGTCAGGTCGAGTATGGCGATCTGTCCACACTGTGACGACCCGCTCGAGCTATCGGTCGGACCGGAAGAAGTGACCGTCCACCGGGACGACGGCACCGAAACGATCGAACCGGACGTCTTCACCTGCCACTCGTGTGATGCGGTCCTGTTCGCGACGGTCAGCCGCGAACTCGAGGGGGAGTGACGCTTCGCTCTCGTCGCGGCCCCTCGACCCCCGTTCAGCCGAACCGATCGAGTCCCGACTGCCGTCGCCGTTTGCCCGCCGGGTCCGCGGTCCAGGGGGTTCGTCGGTCGCGTTCGGCCTCGAGGTCCACGTCAACGTCGGCAGCCTCGCGAACGGGCTCGTACCCCGGACAGGACTCCCCGCAGTCGGCGCTCGCGTCGACGACACGATCCGCCCACTCGCAGTACGGCAGCGTCGCTCCGGCGACGGTCGCCGCTCGGCAGGCCGTACAGTCCGGGAACCCGTACGTCCGCCACCCCTTCCCGTAGGCGCGCTCGGCCAGTCGTCGGCGGGCACGGGCCTTCTCCGCGGACGGGACGACCGCCACGTCGGTGCGGCCGGGCAGCGACTCGAGGGGTTCGACCCCGGCTTCCTCGACGGGAAGCGACCTCGGCTCGCGGACCACTTCGATCTCGAGGTCGCGCTCGTCGATCGGTCCGTCGCGGTGGACGCGCCAGACGCCGACCGCGTCCGGAATCCGGTTCAGGTGCGCCCGGGTGACGTAACTCTCCGTCGCGAGGATCACCTCGTCGACGAGGGCGAGGCTGACGTCCGTCCGCAACTGGGCCTCGAGGTCGCCCGGACGGCCGAGGTCCGGCTTGTTCTCGATGCCGACGATCCGGTCGTACCAGTCCGGGTAACGGGTGACCTGCCGTACGTACTCGCGGCCGTTCCGATGCTCGCGTTCGAAAAAGCCGATCTCGCAGGCCCGTTCCACCGCCCGGCGGGCGCGGTCGGGATGACAGTCGTCCGGGACGACGTCCTTCCAGTAGCGTGCCCGCCCGGGGCCCACGTCGGCGGCGATGGCCACGTCGGGGATGGTCTCGCTCGCGATGGCGACCCGGTCGTCGAACTCCGGACCCGGTTCGATGCGCACCGCGTCGAGCACCCGGCCGCCGGGTTCGGCGACGCAGCCCCCGAGCTGGCGGGCGACGATCCCCTCGCGGTCGTCGGCCTCGAGGCGGGCGCACAACTCGAGTTCGAACGCGAACTCGGAGACGGACGCGGGCACGGGTACGATCCGAGGGACGGAGCGAGACGAAAAAAGGTCGTCGGAGCCGTCGACTCCTCAGGAGGCCCTCGCTCGGCGACGGCCGATGGCACGGCCGAGCCGGGATCCGAAGGCGCCGAGGGAGAGCGCTCCGACGGCGAGCGTCACGATTCCGGCCAGAATTGCGACCGGGGCCGAGACGATCGGGTCGTCGCCGGCGAGCGCCGCGGCGCCGAGCGCGGCCACCATCGCCGCGACGAACAGTCCGGTCGTCGCGAGCGAGACGACGACGGTCTCGAGCACGGTTCGGTCGTCGATCGACGGAATCCGTCGGGGTGGGCGTGGGTCGTACATCGTGTCTAGTCCAAGGGGAGCCACGCCCATAATTGTAATCTGAATTATATTTTTGTAGCCGGCCTTACTGAAATCGGTTTCAGTCGGCGGATCGGACGGTCGACTGCGGTCGTATCGACGTCGGTCGTCGAAGCGGAAAAAGCGGGTCAGTCGCCGGTTTCGACCCGTGTCTCGAGGACGTTCAGGTCGCCGTCCATCGTCACCGCAAGCAGGTCGCCCTCGAGCGGGATGCGGACCTCGAGGCGGTAGGGCTCGCGCTCGAGGACGTGGGTGTACTCGTCGGTGACACACCAGGGGAGGGTCCAGTACGGACGGTCCTCGAGGGCGACGCCACGCTCGCGGTGGAAGCCGACGACGGCGGAGTGATCCAGCAGTCGGAGGCCGGCGGCCGAACAGAGCGTGTGGCCACACTGGGCGCACTCGTGGTCGACGCGGAGCCCGACGCCGAGACAGCACTCGCCCTCCTCGACGATCCGGCTCTCCATGCGGCCGCTACACTCCGGGCAAACGCCGTCGGCCGCCAGACAGTGCAGATGGCGCACCCGCTGGTCGAAGGCCTCGGCGATCTCCTCTGGCGTCCGGTCGTTGAGCCCGCCCGGCGGGAAGTCGTACTCACCGTGGCGTTGCCCGCAGTCGCGACACTCGATCCGGAGCCGTTCGTCCTCGTAGACCGCCCGCAGCGGCCCGCGACAGGAGACGCAGTCCCCCTCGACCGGGAACGGTTCGACCGTCGGCTGTTCGTTGAACGTGCCCGCGATCACCGACCGGACGACCTTCTCGCCGGCGTGTCTGAACGTGTAGCCGCCGTCGGACCGGCCGTCCGGCGAGCCTCCGGTCGCTTCGCTCGCGGAGACGCCGTCCTCCTGCGCGACGAAGTGGCCCGTCAGCTTCTGGAGGTGATAGTTGAACTGCGCGGAGTCGCGCATGCCGACCTCGCGGCGTAACTCGGAGAAAGAAACCGGTCGCTCGTCGGCCGCCCACAGCGCCTCGAGGATCGCCAGCCGTGTCTCGTTGCTGACGAGCGCGAAGGCCTCGGCGGGGTCGAGACAGTCCGTACACTCGAGCGGGTTTTCCTCCTCGCTCGAGACGTCCGATCGACTCATACGGAGGCGTATGTGAGTAATCGGCAAAATAGTTCCCCGAACTTCATTTTTGTATGCTGCCTGATGGGTGGAAAAGGACTACGTGCTGGCGGGTGTTGAGGGCCCCATGACCGAGGACCGTTCGGCCATCGAAGCGTTCGGGCTACTCTCCGACGGGACGCGGATCGATGTCCTTCGGGAGGTCGCCGTCGCACAGAGCGAGGGCGCACACACCGGCGGCCCGGCCGAACTCTCGTTTTCGACCCTGTACGACCGCGTCGACATCGACAACACATCGAAGCTCTCCTACCACCTCGGCGAACTCGAGGGCCTGTTCCTGCGCAAGACCGACGGCGGGTACTCGCTGACCCATGCCGGCGAGCGGATCGTCCGCCTGCTCCTGTCGGAGAACTACGGCGCACCGACCGGCTTCGAGGGAACCGACGTCTCGGGGACGTGCCCGCTCTGTGGGGCGCACTCGCTCGAGGTGTCCCTCGAGAACCAGTTTCTCACCGTCGCGTGCCGGGACTGCGAGCGGGGCATCGCCGGCTACGAGGTCACGCCGGCACAGGTCCGCGACCGGTCGCCGTCGGCCGTCGTCGAGACGCTCGCACACCGGATGAGCGCCCACTACCGGCAGGTTCGCGGCGGCGTCTGTCCCTCCTGCGGCGGAGACCTCTCCCTCGAGGTGGTCGAGGGCGGCGAACTCGAGGCGGATCCGTTTCGCGCGGTCGACCGGTGTCGGCAGTGTCTCCGGTCGTACTCCGCGCCGCTGACGCTCAGGTCGACGTACCACCCGGAAGCGATCGCGTTCTGCTGGGAGCGCGGCGTCGACGTGCTCACGCTCGCGCCGTGGGAACTGCTCGGCTACGCCTCCGAGGGGCAGTGGACCGGCACGCGAACCGCAACGGATCCGACGGAGTACGAGGTGACGCTCCGCCTCGAGGACGACGCGCTCCGGCTCGAGCTGGCCGCCGACCTGTCGATCACGGCGACCGAGCGCGTGCGACGCAGATCGCTGGCGGACCGCCGTTCCTGACAGTGGTCGAACAAAACGACCGTTGAGCCACGTGGGCGGGTCCGACGGCCGAGACGGTTCGAGCGTCGGCCGATCCCCGTGGACGGCTCAACTGTGATTTTGAAACGGATCTGTTACATGTAATTTCTTCGATAATACTTACGTAGGGTGACGTCCTGGGCCTGCAACGAGATGGAATCAGACACCGAACCGAGTCGGAGGGAGAAACAATGACGAAAGTGACAATTGATGACTTCGTCGAGTTCGTCACGACTCACAACCGGATCGTGCTGCTCGTGATGCTGGCGCTGACCGCCGGTATGGTCGTCGGCGTCGCCGCCCTGGACACCGGCGGGCAAGCGGCCGAAGACGAGTTCCCCGAGACCGACCGGTCGCAGGCGGCCGACTACCTCGAGGAGCAGTACGCCGACGGAAACGAGCGCGGAGCCGCGTACGCGGCGGTCTACGTCGCGACGGAGGACGGCGGCAACGCCCTCTCCAAAGCCGCGCTGCTCGATTCGCTGCGCTACCAGCGGGCGGTGACGGAACACGAGACGGTCGCCGACGCGCTCGCGGACGACGACCGAGGGGACGGTTCCGGGCCGGCGGTCACGAGCGTAGCGAACCTCGTCGCCGTCCAGCTCGCCGAGGAGCCAAGCGCCGACCTCGAGACCCAGATCGACGCCCTCGAGGGGGCCGACGAGGAAGCGGTCGCGTCGCTGGTCGACCGCACCGTCGCCGACCACCCCGAGGCGGCGCGACTCGTGCCCGAGAGCTACGAGCCGGGAACGGCGACGGCGGAGAGCCACCGGATGCTGTTCCGGTTCGAAGCTGGCGCGGACGCGGACGCGAACTCGAACGCGGACGGCGACGGCGAGGAAGCCGTGGCCGGGGCACAGGAGGTCCTCTACGAGACGGCCGGCGAGTGGAGCGAGGACGGCCAGGAAGCCGGCGCGCTCGAGACGAGCGACGACGGCGAGCCCGCTCTCTCCTACTTCACGCTCGGAGAACCGGCAGCACAGGAGTCCGTCGACCAGTTGAACGAGAACACGATGGAACTGCTCGTGCCGCTTACGCTGGCGCTCGTGCTGGTCGTGCTGACGGTCACCTACCGCGATCCGCTGGACGTGTTCGTCGGTATGGTCGGGGTCGTCACTACGATCGTCTGGATGTTCGGAATCCTCGGCTGGCTCGGGATCTCGGCCGGGATGACGGCGTTCATCGGCCCGGTGTTGATCGCTGGACTCAGCATCGACTTCGGTTTCCACGTGTTCATGCGGTATCGGGAACAGCGGGGCGTCGCGACGGATGCCCGAGCCGACGCGGGCATTCGACCGTCGATGGGCCGGGCCGTTCGATCGGTCTCGGTCGCGCTCGGACTCGTCGCGATCACCGGCGCCATCGGCTTCCTCTCGAACGTCGTCAACCCCGTCGGGATCATCCGGGAACTTGCCCTCGGGATCACGCTCGGGGTCCTCTCGGCGTTCGTCATCTTTCTCACGCTCGTCCCGGCGCTGAAGATCAGCGTCGACGGGATCTGTGAGCGGATCGGAATCGACCGTCGCAAACGGCCACTGGGCGAGGGGGCCGTGCTTCGGCCGTTCCTCCGGAGCAGCGTCGTCCTCGCGCGCCGCGTCGCCCCGCTCGTCCTCGTCGTCGCGCTGGTCGCCGGCGCCGGCGGCGCGGTCGCCTGGACGGCCCTCGAGGAGGAGGGCGTCCAGCAACAGGAGGAACCGGCCGCCGAGTGGAAACAGGAACTGCCCGGGCCGCTCGCCTGGGAGGTCTCGGAGTACGACCGGAACGATCAGTACGTCCGCGAGGAGTACCGGCCCGTCGCGGCCGCCGACGGCGACCGGTTCCAGTTGCTGATCGAGGGCGACGTCACGGAGGACGACACGCTCGAACAGGTCCAGTGGGGCCTCGAGGTCGGCGAGCAACGCGGCGCGATCGCGGACGCGTCGGGCGACGCCGGGGACCTCCGGTCGCCGACGACGGTGATGGCCTCGGTCGCCGCCGAGGACGAGGCGTTCGCCGCGACGCTCGAGGCGGCCGATACGGACGGCGACGGCGTTCCGGACGAGGACCTCGAGACGGTGTACGACGCCCTCTACGAGGCTGCGCCGGGCGAGGCCGCGGGGGTGATCGAGCGAACCGACGGCGAGTACCGATCGCTTCGCGTCGTCGGCCCGCCGGAGCGGGCCGGGTTCGACGACGACCGCGTGGCGGACGTGGAGGCGATGGCGGCGTCGATCGAGTCTCCCGAGGCCGAGTCCGGGAGGGCGACCGACGCCGACCTCGCGGCCACCCCCGTCAGTGAGACGATCGTCGTCGACTCCCAGCTCGGCGAGATCACCGACGGGGTCGTCCGGGTGTTGCTCCTGGCACTCGGCGCGGTCTTCGCCACGCTCGCCGTCGTCTACCGGTACGTCCACGGGAGCGCGACGCTCGGAATCGTGACCGCGTTCCCGATCGCGCTGGTCACGGGGCTGGTCGTCGGCGGGATGTACCTGCTCGACGTACCGCTGACGCTGCTGACGGCACTGCTGATGAGTCTGGTGATCGGCCTCGGCATCGACTACGGCATCCACGTCAGCGACCGGTTTGCCCAGGAACTCGAGCGCGGTGATCCCGACCATAGGCGACGGCCGCTCGCGGCCCTCGAGCGGGCCGTCACCGGAACCGGCGGCGCGTTGCTCGGGAGCACGCTCACCTCCGCGGGCGCGTTCGCGACCCTGCTGTTGCACCCGCACCCACAACTCGAGAGCTTCGGGACGCTGGTCGTTCTCGCTATCGTGACCGCCTTCGTGGTGAGCGTGTTCGTCCTCCCGAGCGCGCTCGCTCTCTGGGCGCGGTACGGGCGGTCGGGCTCCGGGATCGACGCCGAGAATCCCGCCGACGCCGATGGCGACGGGAAACCGGGAACGGAGGCGAACGCGTAGTTCCCGGTCGTTCGGACGGTTCTGTCGGCCTCGGGGAACCCGGGTACCCGGCTTCGATCCGTTCGCGGGCCGGAGGCGGCTGCGGGTGTAGCTCGCAACCTTTATCAAGCGCACGGCGGAAGCCATATCTAAGATTACTCACCGTCTTATGGCAGGAAATCAACAACCGGAGGTGAACATCGGGCTCGTCGGTCACGTCGACCACGGCAAGACCACGCTGGTCCAAGCGTTGAGCGGCTCGTGGACCGACCAGCACAGCGAGGAGATGAAACGCGGCATCTCCATCAGGCTCGGCTACGCGGACGCCACGTTCCGTCACTGCGAGGGCCTCGACGAACCCGAGTGTTACACCATCGCCGAGAAGTGTCCGGACGGCTCGGAGAGCGAGCCGCTGCGGACCGTATCGTTCGTCGACGCGCCGGGACACGAAACGCTGATGGCGACGATGCTGTCCGGTGCCTCGCTGATGGACGGGGCCGTGCTCGTGATCAGCGCGAACGAACCCGTCCCCCAGCCACAGACCGAGGAGCACCTCATGGCCCTGGACATCATCGGTATCGACAACATCGTCATCGCCCAGAACAAGGTCGACCTCGTCAGCGGCGACCAGGCCCGGCAGAACTACGAGGAGATTCAGGAGTTCGTCGAGGGAACCGTCGCCGAAGACGCGCCGGTCGTCCCCGTCTCCGCGGGCCAGGAGGTCAACCTCGACCTGCTGATGCAGGCCATCGAGGAGGAGATCCCCACGCCCGAACGGGACCCCGACACCGATCCGCGGATGCACGTCGCCCGGAGCTTCGACATCAACAAACCCGGTACGACCGCCGACGACCTCGCCGGCGGCGTCCTCGGGGGGAGTCTGGTCCAGGGCGAACTCGAGGTCGGCGACGAGATCGAGATCCGTCCCGGCCGCGAGGTCGAGCGGGGCGGCCAGACCGAGTACGTTCCCATCGAGACGACGATCCGGTCGCTCCAGGCCGGCGGCGAGGACGTCGACGCCGCGACGCCGGGCGGCCTGCTCGGCGTCGGTACCGGCCTCGACCCGTCGCTGACGAAAGGCGACGCGCTGGCCGGCCGACTGGCCGGTCCCGCGGGGTCGTTGCCGCCCACCTGGGACAGCTTCACGATGGACGTCGACCTGCTCGACCGCGTCGTCGGCACCGACGGCGGCGAGGTCGAGGAGATCAGCACGGGCGAGCCCCTGATGATGACCGTCGGCACCGCGACGACCGTCGGCGCGGTCACCAGCGCCCGTGAAGGGGAGTGTGAGGTCAACCTCAAACGCCCCGTCGCGGCCGAACCCGGCGCGAAGATCGCGATCAACCGCCGGATCGGCGCGCGCTGGCGACTGATCGGGCTCGGCACGCTCAAGGAGACGTAACACGCAACACGGTACGACGAATGAGTACGCAGGGCCGGACGCGGGTCGCACTCGACACGAGCGCGCTGATGATGCCGGTCGAACTCGACGTGCGACTGTTCGACGAACTCGAGCGGCTCCTCGGCGGTGCGCGACGCACACCCGAGGAAGCG of the Halobiforma lacisalsi AJ5 genome contains:
- a CDS encoding efflux RND transporter permease subunit; translated protein: MTKVTIDDFVEFVTTHNRIVLLVMLALTAGMVVGVAALDTGGQAAEDEFPETDRSQAADYLEEQYADGNERGAAYAAVYVATEDGGNALSKAALLDSLRYQRAVTEHETVADALADDDRGDGSGPAVTSVANLVAVQLAEEPSADLETQIDALEGADEEAVASLVDRTVADHPEAARLVPESYEPGTATAESHRMLFRFEAGADADANSNADGDGEEAVAGAQEVLYETAGEWSEDGQEAGALETSDDGEPALSYFTLGEPAAQESVDQLNENTMELLVPLTLALVLVVLTVTYRDPLDVFVGMVGVVTTIVWMFGILGWLGISAGMTAFIGPVLIAGLSIDFGFHVFMRYREQRGVATDARADAGIRPSMGRAVRSVSVALGLVAITGAIGFLSNVVNPVGIIRELALGITLGVLSAFVIFLTLVPALKISVDGICERIGIDRRKRPLGEGAVLRPFLRSSVVLARRVAPLVLVVALVAGAGGAVAWTALEEEGVQQQEEPAAEWKQELPGPLAWEVSEYDRNDQYVREEYRPVAAADGDRFQLLIEGDVTEDDTLEQVQWGLEVGEQRGAIADASGDAGDLRSPTTVMASVAAEDEAFAATLEAADTDGDGVPDEDLETVYDALYEAAPGEAAGVIERTDGEYRSLRVVGPPERAGFDDDRVADVEAMAASIESPEAESGRATDADLAATPVSETIVVDSQLGEITDGVVRVLLLALGAVFATLAVVYRYVHGSATLGIVTAFPIALVTGLVVGGMYLLDVPLTLLTALLMSLVIGLGIDYGIHVSDRFAQELERGDPDHRRRPLAALERAVTGTGGALLGSTLTSAGAFATLLLHPHPQLESFGTLVVLAIVTAFVVSVFVLPSALALWARYGRSGSGIDAENPADADGDGKPGTEANA
- a CDS encoding translation initiation factor IF-2 subunit gamma, with amino-acid sequence MAGNQQPEVNIGLVGHVDHGKTTLVQALSGSWTDQHSEEMKRGISIRLGYADATFRHCEGLDEPECYTIAEKCPDGSESEPLRTVSFVDAPGHETLMATMLSGASLMDGAVLVISANEPVPQPQTEEHLMALDIIGIDNIVIAQNKVDLVSGDQARQNYEEIQEFVEGTVAEDAPVVPVSAGQEVNLDLLMQAIEEEIPTPERDPDTDPRMHVARSFDINKPGTTADDLAGGVLGGSLVQGELEVGDEIEIRPGREVERGGQTEYVPIETTIRSLQAGGEDVDAATPGGLLGVGTGLDPSLTKGDALAGRLAGPAGSLPPTWDSFTMDVDLLDRVVGTDGGEVEEISTGEPLMMTVGTATTVGAVTSAREGECEVNLKRPVAAEPGAKIAINRRIGARWRLIGLGTLKET